From a single Falco peregrinus isolate bFalPer1 chromosome 10, bFalPer1.pri, whole genome shotgun sequence genomic region:
- the VCAM1 gene encoding vascular cell adhesion protein 1, translating to MVKQMGRTSQAVLIILYVLMAVKAFEMEIIPANRIVAQIGETLILTCNTTDCASPSFSWRTQMDSPLGGTVNNHRTYSTLTMNPVSIVNSHDYLCTVFCGEKEKKEKSITVELYSFPSDPIIEISPSSVSGEPVTVVCKIPDVYPSDHLEVLLKKEEHVIHTANFYDDDRKNTETKIVKYSFNPTAEDIGKEITCVAKLPIDSMDFEPKERVTSQKLNANFGPQNTVITVSPGNLPMKGDPLKLSCVTESNPPPQVVWRKHLADESIQHLIENNVLSIPYARFTDSGLYICEVINPVTNKTETAAVDIVIQGAPDVAELSIEPSTTVQEGENVSIQCFAESNPPPKIILRRKSDGADMGSYSEGTILLRPVTFLNGGDYECVAENKFGKSKSEITLNVEYGPRNTMISVIPATAVKEGETVMMKCTSSGNPAPVISWNKKKATGESEKILKHEILTIQNIKSQDLGLYECEAYNQFGKEEKAVKLLVQVPPQNITVLVYPSKNVKEGENVTIMCSTYSNPPSEMVLKKVHQEKEIILPSVNGTFILYNVTKNDTGRYLLHVFNEVGNNIKEIEIAVVGRLEKPDQMIPLVIAFSCVTAIAVPVVAILIYVSRKAKINGSYSLVKAFRLKV from the exons ATGGTAAAGCAGATGGGAAGAACAAGCCAAGCTGTGCTAATAATTTTGTATGTGTTAATGGCTG ttaaagcttttgaaatggAGATTATACCTGCTAACAGAATTGTTGCACAGATTGGAGAAACACTCATACTCACATGCAATACTACTGACTGTGCATCGCCAAGTTTTTCCTGGAGAACCCAGATGGACAGCCCCCTTGGAGGAACAGTGAACAACCACAGGACATACTCTACCTTGACTATGAATCCAGTTAGCATTGTGAATTCTCATGATTATCTGTGTACTGTCTTCTGTggtgagaaagagaaaaaagagaagagtaTCACAGTTGAACTTTACT cTTTCCCTAGTGATCCTATAATTGAGATTAGCCCATCTTCAGTTTCTGGAGAACCAGTCACTGTTGTCTGTAAAATTCCTGATGTATATCCTTCTGATCACCTGGAAGTACTTCTAAAGAAAGAGGAACATGTTATTCATACGGCAAATTTTTATGAtgatgacagaaaaaatacagagacCAAAATTGTGAAATACTCATTTAATCCCACGGCTGAAGATATTGGGAAAGAGATCACCTGTGTGGCCAAGTTACCAATTGATAGCATGGACTTTGAACCTAAAGAAAGAGTAACTTCTCAGAAACTGAATGCAAAct TTGGTCCACAAAATACTGTCATTACAGTGTCTCCAGGCAACTTGCCAATGAAAGGAGACcctctaaaactcagttgtgtgACTGAGAGTAATCCACCACCACAAGTAGTTTGGAGAAAACATCTGGCTGATGAAAGCATTCAGCATCTGATAGAAAACAATGTCCTTTCTATTCCCTATGCCCGTTTCACTGATTCAGGACTGTACATCTGTGAAGTAATTAACCCGGTAACTAATAaaacagagacagcagctgTGGACATTGTTATACAAG GTGCTCCAGATGTTGCAGAACTCTCCATTGAGCCTTCTACAACAGTtcaagaaggagaaaatgtttccataCAATGCTTTGCTGAGAGTAACCCTCCTCCCAAGATTATTTTAAGGAGAAAGTCTGACGGTGCAGACATGGGGTCTTACAGTGAGGGGACAATTCTCCTTCGACCTGTGACATTCCTAAATGGAGGAGACTATGAATGTGTAGCAGAAAATAAGTTtgggaaaagtaaaagtgaaatAACACTTAATGTGGAAT ATGGACCGAGGAATACAATGATCTCTGTTATTCCTGCTACTGCTGttaaagaaggagaaactgTGATGATGAAATGTACTAGTTCTGGTAATCCAGCTCCAGTGATCTCTTGGAATAAAAAGAAGGCCACTGGGGAGTCTGAGAAAATTTTGAAACATGAAATTTTAACTATACAGAACATAAAAAGTCAAGATCTGGGTCTTTATGAATGTGAAGCTTATAACCAATTTggcaaagaagagaaagcagtgaAATTACTTGTTCAAG ttcctccCCAAAATATTACTGTGTTAGTATATCCAtcaaaaaatgttaaagaaggagaaaatgtcACTATTATGTGTAGCACATACAGTAACCCACCGTCAGAGATGGTCCTGAAAAAAGTCCAtcaggagaaagaaattattctgcCATCAGTGAATGGAACATTTATACTCTACAATGTCACCAAGAATGATACAGGCAGATATTTGCTTCATGTTTTCAATGAGGTTGGAAACAACATCAAAGAGATTGAGATAGCTGTTGTAG GAAGACTGGAAAAACCAGATCAAATGATACCACTGGTTATTGCATTCTCCTGTGTAACAGCAATAGCGGTACCTGTAGTTGCAATTTTAATCTACGtgtcaagaaaagcaaagatcaATGGATCCTACAGTCTTGTAAAAGCATTCAGGCTGAAAGTGTGA